GGCCTCGGGCAGCGTGGCGTCGTCGTGCCGGTCGAACCAGTACCACATGTGGATCTGGCCGTCGCGCAGTTCGTCACCGATCGGCGAGCGCTCGTCGTAGTGCTTGCCGATCTCGTCGGAAATGCTCATGAGAACTGACCCGGCTGCCGTCCCTCACCCGCCGGGCCGCGATAGGCCTGCGCGAGGTCGAGCCAGCGGTCGGCCTCGGCGCCGGTGGCGGTCAGGTCCAGGTCGGCGCGGTGGCGGCGACGGGTGACCAGCAGGCAGAAGTCCCACGCGTCACCGGTGATCCGCTCCTCGGACTCGGCCGGGCCGAACGCCCACAGCGCACCGGAGGGCGAGGTCAGCTCGAACCGGAACTGGACGTCGGGCTCGGGCAGGTTCCGCGCCTGGTAACCGAAGTTCCAGGTGCGCACGGCGAAGCCGACGAGGTTGGCGATGCGGTCGGTCTTCACCCGCTCGACACCGAGCGTGTCGGCGATGTCCTGGCCGTGGCCGAACAACTCCATCATGCCCGCGCAGGCCAGCACGGCCGGCGGCAGCGGGTTGACCAGCCACGGCACCACCTGGTCGGCGGGCACCGCGGCGAGCGCCTTGATACCGGTGTCGCGCTCGGCCCGCCAGCGGGTGAGCACCGACTCGGCGGGATCGTGGATGTACTCCTCGAGCGCGCCGTTGACCGCGGCCTCGAAGCCGTTCGGGCCGATCTTCGACGTGATCGCGTTGAACACGGCGGGCTCGGCGGCGGCCAGTCCGGCGATCTTGAAGATGAACGCCAGGTGCCCGACCTGGTGCTTGATGCTCCAGCCCGGTGCCGGGGTGGCCCTGGCCCAGTCGGCATCGGGGAGTTCCGCCACCAGCCGGTCGAACTCTTCAGCTTCGGCGGTCAGATCGGCGATCACCTGCTGGAAGTCCTTCACCCGTCCGTCCTCTCTCCACGCGTGAACATGACGTTCGCCGTGCACCCGCGAACCGGAGTACGGGTGCACGGCGTTCGCCGGGGCGCAGATCGCGGAAGGACGCCTGCGCAAAAGCCGAACCGTCGTCTACAGGTTGAGGCGGTCTCGCTTTGACCAGGCGGGCGATCTGACGCTTTCGAGTATGGAGGCGGCCT
The genomic region above belongs to Amycolatopsis sp. YIM 10 and contains:
- a CDS encoding TIGR03084 family metal-binding protein → MKDFQQVIADLTAEAEEFDRLVAELPDADWARATPAPGWSIKHQVGHLAFIFKIAGLAAAEPAVFNAITSKIGPNGFEAAVNGALEEYIHDPAESVLTRWRAERDTGIKALAAVPADQVVPWLVNPLPPAVLACAGMMELFGHGQDIADTLGVERVKTDRIANLVGFAVRTWNFGYQARNLPEPDVQFRFELTSPSGALWAFGPAESEERITGDAWDFCLLVTRRRHRADLDLTATGAEADRWLDLAQAYRGPAGEGRQPGQFS